Within the Pseudomonas fulva genome, the region GATCTGCTGAGCAACCCGCACATCCAGACCGTGATCTGGGAGTTTCCAGTACGCACCGTGCTCGCCCAGCGCGACGGCACCAAAAGCTGGCAAACCGCCCAGCACCACCCCTTCTAACGTCGAGGACATATCATGCCGACAATCGTTTCACGGCTGCTGCTGGCATTGGCCCTGGTCGGCCCAGCTCTGCAGGGCGTGCAGGCCCAGGAAGTCAACGCCGACCTGTACGACGCGGTGGCACCCGCCAACTCCGCCTTCGTGCGGGTGCTCAACCTCAGTGCCGGCGTCGTCGAGGTCAGCCTGAGCAGCAAGAAGACCGCCCAAAAAGTCGGCCCCGAGCAACTCGGCGCCTACCGCTTCACGCCTCCGGGCAAGACGCTGCTGACAGTCGGCAACACCCGCCTGGAAACCGACCTGAAGGCCAACAGCGCCAGCACGCTGCTGTACATGAACGGCACTCTGACCGAGCTCAAGGACATCTACGCCAACGAGCCGCGCAAAGCCCAGCTGGCGTTCTACAACCTCACCGACACCCCAGCGGCGCTGAAAACCGCCGATGGCAAACATGAAGTGGTTGCCGCCATCGGCAAGGCGCAGACCGGCGGGCGCATGGTCAACGAATTCAAGATTGCCTTCGCCGCCTACGCGGGCGACCAGAAGGTGGCCAGCTTCGAGGAGATGTTCCTGAAGAAGGGTCGCTCCTACAGCTACGTGCTGCTGCCTGAAGGCAGCGGCTATCGCGCCATCAGCCAAGCCAACGCCATCGACCCGGCTGAGTGACGCTGCACACACCGCCCGGCCTCCGGCCGGTGCCTGGCCAACCCGACCCTAAAGCGCGCCCATGAACAAGACACTGCAATACGTACTGGCCACGGCACTGGCTCTCTGCAGCCTGCCAAGCTTCGCCGACACCCGTAAGGCCGACTGTGACGGGCTCGAATGCCTGGTCTGCTCGGCGGTCACCGACCCGGATCAGTACCAGGGCCGCGGCATGAAGCTGATGAGTTTCATCACCCCGGGCGAGGATCGCTGGCTGTTTCGCTCCTCGGTGGACCTGGTCAACGAGTTCGGTATTCCGCCAGCCATGCAACCGGAGTTCGCGCGCCTGATGAAGGCGTTCGCAGCCAAGGGCACCCATGTGGCGATTGCCGTGCAACCGACCCGCGGCCTCATGCACCATGACAAGGTGCGCCCCGACCGCGCCTACGGGTTCGACTACATCAAGGCCAGCAGCAGCCTGGCGCGCTTCCAGCAGCAGCTGCGTGCCGGCGGGGCAATCGTGCCGGACATGCTCCAGGTGGTGCAGAACCCGCCCGAGAACGACTACTTCTTCCGCCGCGACTCACACTGGACACCATCCGGTGCGCAGGCCACCGCGCGGGTGATGGCCGAAGAAATCATGCGCCAGCCGTTCTATTCGAGCCTCACCAAGAAGGCCTATCGCACCGAGCCGGGGGTGACCATTCCCAAGAACGGCATTCTCGACCTGGCCCTGGCGCGGATCTGCCACAACACCTACGGCTATCAGTTCGTGAAGAATTACCGCACCGTGCCGGACTCCTCCGATGCCAGCGGGCTCTTCGAGGAAGCCCCCGATCCCGAAGCGGTGCTGGTCGGCACCAGTAATTCGGCCGCCCGCGAAGACGAAACCCGCCAGTACAACTTCGATGGCTACCTCAAGGAATACCTGAGCATTGACGTGCTCAACTTCGCGCTGCCGGGCGCCGGCCAGGATGGCGCGCTGCTGGAATACCTGCTGTCGAGCAGCTACTCGCCCGACAAGGCGCCCAAGCTGCTGCTCTGGGAGCTGCCGGCCAACTACAGCCTGGACAGCCCCTACCTGTACCGACAACTGATCCCGGCCATCAACGGCGGCTGCAGCAAGGCCGAAGCGCTGATGAGCAACACCCAGCAACGCCCGTTACTGAAGGTCAATGACCGCATCGAGCTGCTCAGCAACGCCGGCGACAAGCGCCAGGACCTGCGCAACGCCAAAGCCTTCATCGACCTGAAGATCAGCGACAAGAGCGTCAAGGACTTCTACCTGATCACCTACTACGACAATGGCGCCCGTGACAAAGTGTGGATGCGCAGGCAGGCAGCGGTAACCGGCGGCCAGTATTACCTGGAGCTCAGCCCCTCGGCGGACTACAAGGACGCCAACCTGCTTTCGGTATTCCTGGAAACCACAGCGCCGCTGGCCAGCGCCACTTCACTGGAGGCCAAGATATGCCGTTGAAGCGCCCGCTGGCACTTGCCACGCTGCTCATGCTCACCCAGTTTCCTGCCCAGGCCACCGAGTCGATCTGGGCAACCCAAAGCAATGCGCTGGTCAGCGCCCCGGCCGACTACCGGTCGCTCAGTTGCCCGCACAAGCCGCCTGCGGCCTACACCGGCCACCTGCAGCTGCAGAGCAAGTACGACCAGAACGACAGCAGCAAATCCACCCTGGTCGAGCAATCGAAGGAAACCGCCCGGATTGGCGAGTTGATCAAGGGCTACCTGGGTTCACTGGCCACCGCAGCCAACCAGTTCCAGCGCGCCAAGGACGAGGCGCAGGCACGCCTGGATCTGGCCTGCATCGACCAGTGGCTGGACGCCTGGGCCAAGGCTGATGCGCTGCGCAGCCCCGATGCCAGCGGCACTGGCGTGGCCGCGCGCAAATGGGCGCTCGCTGCCATCGCCTCCACCGTACTCAAGACCCAGGCCCTGAGTGGCGGCGCCTTCGAGCTCAACGCCACGCAACGCCGCTGGCTGCAACAGCTCGCCGAACAGGTGATCGCCGAACACCAGCCACGCCATCGCGCGGACTTCGCCCACTTCAACAACCATGATTACTGGGCCGGTTGGGCCGTGGCTGCCACCGGCATGCTGCTGGAGCGCGATGATTTTCTCGCCTGGGCCGACACCAACCTGCGCCGCGCGCTGACCCAAGCGACGCCCTCGGCCAGCGCTGACGCGCGCTACCTGCCCCTGGAGGTGGCGCGCGCTCAGCTGGCCGCCGACTACAGCAATTACGCCATGGTGCCGTTGACGCTGCTGGTGGAAACCGCCGAGCACAATGGCCGCCCGCTCACGGCCGAGGAGTGCCAGACATTCACGCAACTGGCCAACTTCACCGCCCGCGCGGCGCTCAAGCCAGACACCTTGCCCGAGCTGGAGCACAAGAAGCAGAAGAAGGTCGCCAGCCACAAGATGATCTGGCTGATCCCGTTTCTCAACCGTTATCCCGAGCACACCTGGGCACGCGCGCTCTACGACGACCAGGACGGCGAGGTCGACAATTACAGCCAGATTGGCGGGCGACTGAAGCCGCTCTACAGCCGCTTCAAATGATTCAGAGGAAGATGCCAATGCTCAGCAAACAGATTCTGCGCCAGACCGCCGTATCACTGGCCCTGCTGGCCAGCCTCGGCAGCCAGGCGATGGCCGCCGATTGGCAATGGGCCACGGAGCGCGACCAGCGCGCGCTGGCCGACCAGCTGCGCCAGCGGATCGACCGTAACCTGCCACACCTGACGGTCGCAGCCCCCCAGGGCAATGCGCAGGTCGCTCTGCAGCCGATGTTTTCGGCGCAAGCCGGCAGCTGGCCATTCGAGCCATTCGTCAATAATGGCCTGTTCCGCGCCATCGCCAGCTACCAACCCAGCCACCCGCAGGTCATCACCATCAGTGGCGGCGCGATCCCCCTGGAACAGCTGCACCAGCGTCTGGGCGATGTACGCATCATCAAGCCCTACAAGGACGGCTACCTGCTCAGTTATCCGCTGATGATCGCCCCGGGGGGCGGCCTGCTGGTCCACGACACCAAGCTCTACCTGTACACGCCAAGCGGCACCGCACTGATCAATCAGGGCACCTTGAGCATCCGCAATGCCACGGTGCAGAGCATCAGCGAAGGCGACAGCGCCGATACCGACCGCCCCTTTCGCCCGTTCATCATGGCCTGGGCCGGCAGCCGCACCGAAGTCAGCGGCGCGTTGCTCAGCCGCCTCGGCTACAACGCGCACCTGTCACGCGGCCTGAGCAGCGCACGCAGCGCGGCGCAGACCTCTGCGCCACCCGCCCAGGTGCTGATCCACGACAGCCGCGTCGAAGCGTTGTCCAGCGTCGAGCTGCAGTACGCCCAAGCGAGCATCGAGCGCAGCGAGTTCACCAACCTGCAGCAGTACGGCATCGACCTGCAGGACACCCGCCTGAACCTGGCTCACAACCGTATCAGCGAGGTTCGCAACCAGAGCGGCATTCGGGTGCGCGGCGCGAGCAGCGGGCTGATCGCCCAAAACAGCGTCCTCAAGACCACCAAGGCCGGCATCGAGATCAGCGACCAGCAGGGCGACCTGGCCCTGACCGACAACCAGATCGGCGCCTCCCAGGGCAATGGTGTGCTGCTGCGTAACGTGGGCGGCAACGGCGCCAGCACCCTGCTGCTGGCCGGCAACCTGATCGGCAACAATGACGCCAGCGGCATCTATGCCGACAACCTGCAGCGCGGCTACCTGATCGACAACCGCATTCAGGGCAGCCCGGATTACGCGATCAGCACCCTCAACCCCCGCGATCAGCGCAGCGAACTGGTGATCATCGGCAACACCTTGGGGCGCATCGGCAACGCGCTGATTCGTACCGAAGGGCTGCAATCGCTGACCCTCGGCAACAATGACTACCAACTCGGGCCAATCACCCAGAGCGTGCTGGCCGGCGACCTGCTGCCGCTGCAAAGCCTGCTGCTCGATGCCACCTATAAACGCGGCTGCCTGATTCAGGTACAACCGGCCAGCGCGACCGAGGCTGCCTTCCCGCGTAATCAGGCCTGCCGCAAGACGGCGCTGGGCGCCGCCGAGGCGAAGCCGAACAGCTGATCGCGACCTCGCCAGCGCCCCAAAAAAAGCCCCCGCAGGCTCACGCCGGCGGGGGCTTTCTAGTCAGCTAGAACGGGATCAGTTCTTGGCTTTCTTGGCAGCGCGGGTGCGCTCGCCCTCGTCGAGGATCTTCTTGCGCAGACGGATCGACTTCGGCGTGACTTCGCAGAGCTCGTCGTCCTGGATGAATTCCAGGGCCTGCTCCAGAGTGAAGCGAACCGGCGGCACCAGGGCGATGGTTTCGTCCTTGCCCGAAGCGCGCATGTTGTCGAGCTTCTTGCCTTTGGTTGGGTTGACGCCCAGGTCGTTGTCACGGCTGTTCAGGCCGATGATCTGACCGTTGTAGACTTCCTGGCCGTGCTCGACGAACAGCTTGCCGCGCGCCTGCAGGGTTTCCAGGGAGTAGGTCAGCGCCTTGCCGGTATCGATCGATACCAGTACGCCGTTCTGGCGGCCGGACATGTGGCCCGACTTCATCACGTCGTAACGGTCGAAGATCGAGGTCAGGATGCCTGCACCGTTGGTCAGGGTCAGGAAGGCGTTACGGAAGCCGATCAGACCGCGAGCCGGGATGTTGTACTCCAGGCGTACGCGACCCTTGCCGTCCGGCACCATGTTGCTCAGGTCGCCCTTACGCAGACCCATTTCTTCCATGACCTTGCCCTGGGATTCTTCCGGGATGTCGATGGTGACGTTCTCGTACGGCTCGTGTTTCACGCCGCCCACTTCACGGATGATCACTTCCGGACGACCAACGCCCATTTCGAAGCCTTCGCGGCGCATGTTCTCGATCAGTACCGACAGGTGCAGTTCACCGCGGCCCGAGACCTTGAACTTGTCGGCCGAGTCGCCTTCCTCGACGCGCAGGGCAACGTTGTACAGCAGCTCCTTGTCCAGACGCTCCTTGATGTTGCGGCTGGTGACGAACTTGCCTTCCTTGCCGCAGAACGGCGAATCGTTGACCTGGAAGGTCATGGAAACGGTCGGCTCGTCGACGGTCAGCGGCTTCATGGCCTCGACGTTGTTCTGGTCGCATAGGGTGTCGGAGATGAACAGCTCGTCCATGCCGCTGACGCAGACGATGTCGCCGGCGGTGGCTTCTTCGACGTCCACACGGTGCAGACCGTGGTGGCCCATCAGCTTGAGGATACGGCCGTTACGCTTCTTGCCTTCGGTGTCGATGGCGGTGACCGGGGTGTTCGGCTTGACGCGACCACGGGCGATACGGCCAACACCGATGATGCCCAGGAAGCTGTTGTAGTCCAGTGCCGAGATCTGCATCTGGAAGGGGCCGTCGATGTCGACGTTCGGCGCAGGAACGTGGTCGACGATGGCCTGGTACAGCGGGGTCAGGTCTTCGGCCATGTCGGTGTGGTCCAGACCCGCGATGCCGTTCAGGGCCGAGGCGTAGACCACCTGGAAGTCCAGCTGCTCTTCGGTGGCACCGAGGTTGTCGAACAGGTCGAAGATCTGGTCCATGACCCAGTCAGGACGCGCGCCCGGACGGTCGATCTTGTTGATCACCACGATCGGACGCAGGCCGGCTTCGAACGCCTTCTTGGTCACGAAGCGGGTTTGCGGCATCGGGCCGTCCTGGGCGTCGACGACCAGCAGTACGGAGTCGACCATCGACATCACGCGCTCTACTTCACCGCCGAAGTCGGCGTGGCCGGGGGTGTCGACGATGTTGATGCGGTAGTCGTTCCACTTGATGGCGGTGTTCTTGGCCAGAATGGTGATGCCGCGCTCTTTTTCCTGGTCGTTGCTGTCCATCACGCGCTCGTCGTTGAGCTCGCTGCGCTCCAGGGTGCCGGACTGACGCAGCAGGGCGTCGACCAGGGTGGTCTTGCCATGGTCAACGTGGGCGATGATGGCGATGTTGCGTAGATTCTCGATCACAGTAGTGGTCTCGTAGGTTGGGTCGGGCTACCCGGCAGTTGCTTCAAGGGCCCAACGCGAAAAATCGGGATTAAGGGTAAAGGCAGTCTGTTAACGCTGTGTGGCGGCAAACTCGCCGCCAATCGGGTCGGGAGGGCGATGGCGGATACTGCCGCCATTGAGCCCGGGCGTCTTATGCCGGACGATAAACGCGCACATTGGCATGCCCCTCGCTCAGCAGGTGATGGGCATGCAGGCGGCTCATCACGCCCCTGTCGCAATAAAGGAGGTACTGGCGGTTCTCGTCCAGCTCCTTGAAACGGTTGTTGATGGCGTAGAACGGCAGCGCCTGGACTTCCACACCCTCGATCTCCAGCGGCTGGTCTTCGGCCTGGTCGGGGTGGCGAATGTCGATCACCACGTGGCCGGGCAGCGCATCAGTGACTTCCTCGACCTGCACGTCCTGACCCAGCTCCTCGATCACCCGGTCGATGGCGATCAGGCGCGCGCGCTCGAGGGCGCGCTCGAGAATCGCCATGTCGAACTGTTCTTCTTCATGGACGACGCGGTGGGGCTTGGCCTTGGTGGTCGGGTTCACCGAGATCACGCCACAGTATTCGGGCATGTGGCGGGCGAACTCGGCGGTGCCGATCTGCTCCGCGGTATCGATGATGTCCTGCTTGTGGCTGGTGATCAGCGGGCGCAGCACCAGCTTGTCGGTGACCGAGTCGATCACCGAGAGGTTCGGCAGGGTCTGGCTGGACACCTGGCTGATCGCCTCGCCGGTCACCAGGGCGTCGATCTGCAGGCGCTCGGCCAGGCGGCTGGCGGCGCGCAGCATCATGCGCTTGAGGGTCACGCCCATGTAGCTGTTGTCGACCTTGCCGAGAATCTCGCCGAGCACTTCTTCGAACGGCACGCTGATGAACAGCACGCGCTGGCTGCTGCCGTACTTCTTCCACAGGTAGTGGGCGACTTCCATCACCCCCAGCTCGTGGGCACGGCCGCCGAGGTTGAAGAAGCAGAAGTGGCTCATCAGGCCGCGGCGCATGATCTGGTAGGCCGCCACGGTGGAGTCGAAACCACCGCTCATCAGTACCAGGGTCTGCTCCAGCGAGCCGAGGGGGTAACCGCCCAGGCCGGGATGCTGGTGATGTATGACGTACAGGCGCTGGTCGCGGATCTCGATGCGCACCTCGACCTGGGGCTTCTTCAGGTCGATACCGGCGGCGCCACACTGCTGGCGCAGCTGGCTGCCGACGTAGCGTTCCACGTCGATGGAGGAGAAGGCGTGGCGGCCGCCGCGCTTGCAACGCACCGAGAAGATCTTGCCGTTCAGCAGTTCGCCATAATGCAGCTTGCACTTGGCGACGATATCGTCGAAGTCGCCGAGCGGGTATTCGTCGATCTGCAGGAAGTGAACGATGCCCGGCACGCAGCTCAGGCGCTCGATGATTTCCTGCAAGACCTTGGGCTCGGCCACCTCGGTCTTCACTTCCAGATTGTCCCAGACACCGGTGACCTGCAGCTGCGGGTCGAGATCACGCAACACCACGCGGATGTTCTTGGCCAACTGCCGGATGAAGTTCTTGCGAACCGGCGGGCTCTTGATGGTGATTTCCGGGAAGACTTTGACGATCAGTTTCATGGGAGCAAATGTCGGGGGCCAGAGCCTGAAAAACAGGGGCGCGGATTATAAAGGAAATTGCTCAACCTTTGATCAAAAATCCGCAAACAATCTGTCATCGCACCAAAACTGAACACAAACCCTCCAAATCGCACCAATAAAGGGCCTAGACGATTCGTTTTGTGGCATCAATACCCGCTACAGCGCTGATTTTCAGGGCACGCGTCCATCACGGGGCACTGGCATGCATATTGCTCCCTTGTGAGGCAGGGTGTCCTGGCAGACTATCTGGCCCGGCGTCACGAACTCAAAGAAGGGTCAACGAAGACCCTATCCACCTGGAGGACAACATGTCTAAGGCTGTTCAACTGATCAAAGAACACGACGTGAAGTGGGTAGACCTGCGCTTCACCGATACCAAAGGTAAGCAGCACCACGTGACCATGCCGGCCCGTGACGCCCTGGACGAAGACTTCTTCGAGCACGGCAAGATGTTCGACGGCTCCTCCATCCATGGCTGGAAAGGCATCGAAGCCTCCGACATGATCCTGATGCCGGTCGACGAAACCGCCGTGCTGGATCCGTTCACCGAAGAGCCGACCCTGATCCTGGTCTGCGACATCATCGAGCCGAGCACCATGCAAGGCTACGACCGCGACCCGCGCTCCATCGCCAAGCGTGCCGAAGAGTTCCTCAAGGGCACCGGCCTGGGTGACACCGTATTCGTGGGCCCGGAGCCCGAGTTCTTCATCTTCGACGAAGTGAAGTTCAAGTCCGACATCTCCGGCTCGATGTTCAAGATCTACTCCGAGCAAGGCTCCTGGATGACCGACCAGGACGTGGAAGGCGGCAACAAGGGCCACCGTCCAGCCGTCAAAGGTGGTTACTTCCCGGTTCCGCCGTGCGACCACGACCACGAAATCCGTACTGCCATGTGTAATGCCATGGAAGAGATGGGCCTGGTCGTCGAAGTGCACCACCACGAAGTGGCCACTGCCGGTCAGAACGAAATCGGCGTGAAGTTCAACACCCTGGTCGCCAAGGCTGACGAAGTTCAGACCCTCAAGTACTGCGTACACAACGTGGCCGACGCCTATGGCAAGACCGCCACCTTCATGCCCAAGCCCTTGTACGGCGACAACGGTTCGGGCATGCACGTCCACATGTCGATCTCCAAGGACGGCAAGAACACCTTCGCAGGCGAAGGCTATGCCGGTCTGTCCGAGACTGCCCTGTACTTCATCGGCGGCATCATCAAGCACGGTAAGGCCCTGAACGGCTTCACCAACCCGTCGACCAACTCCTACAAGCGCCTGGTACCTGGCTTCGAAGCCCCGGTCATGCTGGCCTACTCGGCGCGCAACCGCTCCGCTTCGATCCGCATCCCGTACGTGTCGAGCCCGAAAGCCCGCCGTATCGAAGCGCGCTTCCCGGATCCGGCTGCCAACCCCTACCTGGCCTTCGCAGCACTGCTGATGGCCGGTATCGACGGCATCCAGAACAAGATCCACCCTGGCGATGCCGCCGACAAGAACCTGTACGACCTGCCGCCGGAAGAAGGCAAGCTGATCCCGCAGGTGTGCGGCAGCCTGAAAGAAGCCCTGGAAGAGCTGGACAAGGGCCGCGCGTTCCTGACCAAGGGCGGTGTGTTCTCCGACGACTTCATCGATGCCTACATCGAGCTGAAGTCGGAAGAAGAAATCAAGGTACGCACCTTCGTACACCCGCTGGAATACGACCTGTACTACAGCGTCTAAGGCAGCGTGACCGAAACCTCCCCGGTTCTGCCGGGGAGGTTTTTTTATGCCTGCCATCTGCGGACCGTGGCAGGCCAGGTTGAAAATGGCTTCGGTCATTTTTATGCCGGCTATTTTCGGCGCCAGTGCAAATCCCTGGCGTAGCGCGCTTGCCAGCAGGCGATGGTGGTGCAACGCTAACGCTATCACTCAACGGGGAGACCGGCCCGATGCGCCGCATGCTCGCTTGCCTGCTGCTGATCCTGGCCCTGCCGGTCAGCGCGCAGATCTACAAATACACCGACGCCAACGGCAACACGGTATTCACCAACCAGCCGCCGGAAGGCACCCAGGCCGAGAGCGTCGAGCTCAAGCCGATCAACACTACCGAGCCGACGCCGACCACCACCAGCCCGAGCGAACCGCGCCTGAGCGAACTGCCGCAGAACCCCTACCAGATTCTCGAACTGCGCGACCTGCCGGACGAGGAAGCGCTGCGCGCCAACAACGGCACCTTTTCCGTGGGCGTGACCATCGAACCACGCCTGGGCCCCGGGCATACCCTGCGCCTGTTGCTCGATGGCAAACCCTACGGGCAGCCGAGCAACGTGCCGCGCCTGCAGCTCACCGAAGTCGACCGCGGCGAGCACAGCCTGGCGGTAGCCGTGATGCAGGGCAAGCATATCGTCCAGCAGAGCGAGACGCGCACCTTCACGGTGCAGCGGGTCAGCACCAACAGCCCGGCCCGGGGTAACTGAGCACCATGCGCACGCTGCTCCTCGCCCTGCTGCTGATCGCCCTGCCAAGCGTTGCCCAGGTCTACACCTACGTGGACGCCGAGGGTAACCGGGTATTCACCGACAGCC harbors:
- a CDS encoding alginate O-acetyltransferase AlgX-related protein; this encodes MNKTLQYVLATALALCSLPSFADTRKADCDGLECLVCSAVTDPDQYQGRGMKLMSFITPGEDRWLFRSSVDLVNEFGIPPAMQPEFARLMKAFAAKGTHVAIAVQPTRGLMHHDKVRPDRAYGFDYIKASSSLARFQQQLRAGGAIVPDMLQVVQNPPENDYFFRRDSHWTPSGAQATARVMAEEIMRQPFYSSLTKKAYRTEPGVTIPKNGILDLALARICHNTYGYQFVKNYRTVPDSSDASGLFEEAPDPEAVLVGTSNSAAREDETRQYNFDGYLKEYLSIDVLNFALPGAGQDGALLEYLLSSSYSPDKAPKLLLWELPANYSLDSPYLYRQLIPAINGGCSKAEALMSNTQQRPLLKVNDRIELLSNAGDKRQDLRNAKAFIDLKISDKSVKDFYLITYYDNGARDKVWMRRQAAVTGGQYYLELSPSADYKDANLLSVFLETTAPLASATSLEAKICR
- a CDS encoding polysaccharide lyase, which gives rise to MPLKRPLALATLLMLTQFPAQATESIWATQSNALVSAPADYRSLSCPHKPPAAYTGHLQLQSKYDQNDSSKSTLVEQSKETARIGELIKGYLGSLATAANQFQRAKDEAQARLDLACIDQWLDAWAKADALRSPDASGTGVAARKWALAAIASTVLKTQALSGGAFELNATQRRWLQQLAEQVIAEHQPRHRADFAHFNNHDYWAGWAVAATGMLLERDDFLAWADTNLRRALTQATPSASADARYLPLEVARAQLAADYSNYAMVPLTLLVETAEHNGRPLTAEECQTFTQLANFTARAALKPDTLPELEHKKQKKVASHKMIWLIPFLNRYPEHTWARALYDDQDGEVDNYSQIGGRLKPLYSRFK
- a CDS encoding alginate O-acetyltransferase AlgF, translating into MPTIVSRLLLALALVGPALQGVQAQEVNADLYDAVAPANSAFVRVLNLSAGVVEVSLSSKKTAQKVGPEQLGAYRFTPPGKTLLTVGNTRLETDLKANSASTLLYMNGTLTELKDIYANEPRKAQLAFYNLTDTPAALKTADGKHEVVAAIGKAQTGGRMVNEFKIAFAAYAGDQKVASFEEMFLKKGRSYSYVLLPEGSGYRAISQANAIDPAE
- the thiI gene encoding tRNA uracil 4-sulfurtransferase ThiI, whose translation is MKLIVKVFPEITIKSPPVRKNFIRQLAKNIRVVLRDLDPQLQVTGVWDNLEVKTEVAEPKVLQEIIERLSCVPGIVHFLQIDEYPLGDFDDIVAKCKLHYGELLNGKIFSVRCKRGGRHAFSSIDVERYVGSQLRQQCGAAGIDLKKPQVEVRIEIRDQRLYVIHHQHPGLGGYPLGSLEQTLVLMSGGFDSTVAAYQIMRRGLMSHFCFFNLGGRAHELGVMEVAHYLWKKYGSSQRVLFISVPFEEVLGEILGKVDNSYMGVTLKRMMLRAASRLAERLQIDALVTGEAISQVSSQTLPNLSVIDSVTDKLVLRPLITSHKQDIIDTAEQIGTAEFARHMPEYCGVISVNPTTKAKPHRVVHEEEQFDMAILERALERARLIAIDRVIEELGQDVQVEEVTDALPGHVVIDIRHPDQAEDQPLEIEGVEVQALPFYAINNRFKELDENRQYLLYCDRGVMSRLHAHHLLSEGHANVRVYRPA
- the typA gene encoding translational GTPase TypA; this translates as MIENLRNIAIIAHVDHGKTTLVDALLRQSGTLERSELNDERVMDSNDQEKERGITILAKNTAIKWNDYRINIVDTPGHADFGGEVERVMSMVDSVLLVVDAQDGPMPQTRFVTKKAFEAGLRPIVVINKIDRPGARPDWVMDQIFDLFDNLGATEEQLDFQVVYASALNGIAGLDHTDMAEDLTPLYQAIVDHVPAPNVDIDGPFQMQISALDYNSFLGIIGVGRIARGRVKPNTPVTAIDTEGKKRNGRILKLMGHHGLHRVDVEEATAGDIVCVSGMDELFISDTLCDQNNVEAMKPLTVDEPTVSMTFQVNDSPFCGKEGKFVTSRNIKERLDKELLYNVALRVEEGDSADKFKVSGRGELHLSVLIENMRREGFEMGVGRPEVIIREVGGVKHEPYENVTIDIPEESQGKVMEEMGLRKGDLSNMVPDGKGRVRLEYNIPARGLIGFRNAFLTLTNGAGILTSIFDRYDVMKSGHMSGRQNGVLVSIDTGKALTYSLETLQARGKLFVEHGQEVYNGQIIGLNSRDNDLGVNPTKGKKLDNMRASGKDETIALVPPVRFTLEQALEFIQDDELCEVTPKSIRLRKKILDEGERTRAAKKAKN
- a CDS encoding DUF4124 domain-containing protein; translation: MRRMLACLLLILALPVSAQIYKYTDANGNTVFTNQPPEGTQAESVELKPINTTEPTPTTTSPSEPRLSELPQNPYQILELRDLPDEEALRANNGTFSVGVTIEPRLGPGHTLRLLLDGKPYGQPSNVPRLQLTEVDRGEHSLAVAVMQGKHIVQQSETRTFTVQRVSTNSPARGN
- a CDS encoding right-handed parallel beta-helix repeat-containing protein, which codes for MLSKQILRQTAVSLALLASLGSQAMAADWQWATERDQRALADQLRQRIDRNLPHLTVAAPQGNAQVALQPMFSAQAGSWPFEPFVNNGLFRAIASYQPSHPQVITISGGAIPLEQLHQRLGDVRIIKPYKDGYLLSYPLMIAPGGGLLVHDTKLYLYTPSGTALINQGTLSIRNATVQSISEGDSADTDRPFRPFIMAWAGSRTEVSGALLSRLGYNAHLSRGLSSARSAAQTSAPPAQVLIHDSRVEALSSVELQYAQASIERSEFTNLQQYGIDLQDTRLNLAHNRISEVRNQSGIRVRGASSGLIAQNSVLKTTKAGIEISDQQGDLALTDNQIGASQGNGVLLRNVGGNGASTLLLAGNLIGNNDASGIYADNLQRGYLIDNRIQGSPDYAISTLNPRDQRSELVIIGNTLGRIGNALIRTEGLQSLTLGNNDYQLGPITQSVLAGDLLPLQSLLLDATYKRGCLIQVQPASATEAAFPRNQACRKTALGAAEAKPNS
- the glnA gene encoding glutamate--ammonia ligase — translated: MSKAVQLIKEHDVKWVDLRFTDTKGKQHHVTMPARDALDEDFFEHGKMFDGSSIHGWKGIEASDMILMPVDETAVLDPFTEEPTLILVCDIIEPSTMQGYDRDPRSIAKRAEEFLKGTGLGDTVFVGPEPEFFIFDEVKFKSDISGSMFKIYSEQGSWMTDQDVEGGNKGHRPAVKGGYFPVPPCDHDHEIRTAMCNAMEEMGLVVEVHHHEVATAGQNEIGVKFNTLVAKADEVQTLKYCVHNVADAYGKTATFMPKPLYGDNGSGMHVHMSISKDGKNTFAGEGYAGLSETALYFIGGIIKHGKALNGFTNPSTNSYKRLVPGFEAPVMLAYSARNRSASIRIPYVSSPKARRIEARFPDPAANPYLAFAALLMAGIDGIQNKIHPGDAADKNLYDLPPEEGKLIPQVCGSLKEALEELDKGRAFLTKGGVFSDDFIDAYIELKSEEEIKVRTFVHPLEYDLYYSV